Proteins encoded in a region of the Pelobates fuscus isolate aPelFus1 chromosome 11, aPelFus1.pri, whole genome shotgun sequence genome:
- the LOC134578150 gene encoding carcinoembryonic antigen-related cell adhesion molecule 1-like codes for MVLLATWMDLASTIDIYLIPSYPIIDQSVTLQVADINGTVRSFAWFNGTVVHTQNQILSYSSRNNPPQVAGTQYFSRATGFPNGSLHITNLVTTDQGIYTVEVQTSKRVQRASVYLTVYDYVTKPVVRASNCHPLQNEAVNLTCVTIHAQTILWGRGNAELPLSATLSPDNQTVTFSSIKPSDGGEYWCEAVNPVSNSTSDTYLLTVTCACKSQTASCAAVTSGIICGTILGTILTIAATFLLYNYYIIPKTKEKTKRREFVAESRSENQAPSTIYYNMHAVPGVKNQSPREESSYMDLEYKSQDTYTELQK; via the exons TCCTTCTTGCAACATGGATGGATTTAGCCAGCACAATCGACATATATCTGATTCCTTCATATCCAATCATCGATCAATCTGTCACTTTACAAGTTGCTGATATCAATGGAACAGTTCGTAGTTTTGCTTGGTTTAATGGAACAGTCGTCCATACTCAAAATCAAATTCTCTCTTACTCATCAAGAAATAATCCACCCCAAGTGGCTGGGACCCAGTACTTCTCTAGAGCCACTGGTTTCCCTAATGGATCATTGCACATTACAAACCTTGTTACTACAGACCAAGGTATTTATACAGTGGAGGTACAGACATCTAAAAGAGTGCAAAGAGCTTCAGTTTACCTGACGGTATATG ATTATGTCACTAAACCTGTGGTCAGAGCATCTAACTGTCACCCGCTACAAAATGAAGCAGTTAATCTAACATGTGTTACAATCCATGCACAAACTATATTATGGGGCAGAGGCAATGCTGAGCTCCCTCTCAGTGCCACTCTGTCCCCTGATAATCAGACTGTCACCTTCTCCAGTATTAAGCCTTCAGATGGAGGAGAGTATTGGTGTGAGGCTGTGAATCCTGTGAGTAACAGTACAAGTGACACCTACTTACTGACTGTAACCT GTGCATGTAAATCACAGACTGCGTCCTGTGCTGCAGTTACATCTGGAATAATTTGTGGAACTATTCTGGGAACAATTCTAACCATTGCTGCCACGTTCCTGCTGtacaattattatattattcctAAGACGAAAGAGAAAACTAAACGCAGAGAGTTTG TTGCAGAGTCAAGATCGGAAAATCAAGCTCCATCAACAATTTATTATAATATGCATGCTGTCCCAGGGGTGAAA AACCAATCTCCAAGAGAGGAATCATCTTATATG GATCTGGAGTACAAATCACAGGACACATATACAGAGCTGCAGAAATAA